One segment of Triticum urartu cultivar G1812 unplaced genomic scaffold, Tu2.1 TuUngrouped_contig_5682, whole genome shotgun sequence DNA contains the following:
- the LOC125529545 gene encoding NADP-dependent malic enzyme-like, which yields MEEGRRRRECRTQADGAGWVLRWGSSGPGRAGLGRACVFPGGSARPGTAEFLEPAYRGATCRGLSRDVSPDKRRRCLRCPPHRTALRWCFSSSPPPPGAPFMRGLRRSSLARIASTTRAAWARQCSSSIFGGARAAPYCTMAGRSGEEADAAMAGVATGGVEDAYGEDRATEDQPVTPWAVCIASGHSLLRDPRHNKGLSFTEKERDAHYLRGLLPPAILPQELQEKRLLQNVRQLEVPLQRYMFLMDLQERNERLFYKLMIDNVEELLPVVYTPTVGEACQKYGSIFRRSQGLYISLKDKGRVLEVLRNWPEKSIQVIVVTDGERILGLGDLGCQGMGIPVGKLALYTALGGVRPSACLPITIDVGTNNEELLNDEFYIGLRQRRATGQEYTELLDEFMVAVKQNYGQKVLVQFEDFANHNAFALLDKYKATHLVFNDDIQGTAAVVLAGLMAGLKFAGGTLADHTFLFFGAGEAGTGIAELVALELSMQSKTSQEEAHKNIWLVDSKGLIVSSRKDSIQPFKKLYAHEHEPVKDLLSAIKDIKPTALIGSAGVGQSFTKEVIEAMSSINKRPIILALSNPTSKSECTAEQAYSWSQGRAIFGSGSPFDPVKYNEKLFVPAQANNAYIFPGFGLGVVISGAIRVKDDMVLAAAEALAEQVTAEHFDKGLIYPPFSSIRKISTNIAARVAAKAYDLGLASHLPRPKDLVKYAESCMYSPIYRSYR from the exons atggaggaaggaaggaggaggagagagTGCCGCACGCAGGCTGACGGGGCGGGTTGGGTTTTGAGATGGGGATCGAGTGGGCCGGGCCGCGCCGGGCTTGGAAGGGCCTGTGTTTTTCCAGGTGGCTCGGCCCGGCCTGGCACCGCAGAGTTTCTAGAGCCGGCCTACCGTGGGGCTACGTGTCGCGGCCTCTCCCGCGACGTGTCCCCGGACAAGAGGCGACGGTGTCTTCGCTGTCCTCCGCACCGCACCGCGCTGCGCTGGTGCTTCTCCagttctcctcctcctcctggcgccCCCTTTATGCGCGGGCTACGACGCAGCAGCTTGGCTCGCATTGCATCCACCACCAGAGCGGCGTGGGCGCGTCAGTGCAGCAGCAGCATATTCGGAGGAGCGAGAGCGGCGCCGTACTGCACCATGGCGGGACGATCGGGGGAGGAAGCGGACGCTGCGATGGCGGGCGTGGCCACCGGCGGCGTGGAGGACGCCTACGGCGAGGACCGCGCCACCGAGGACCAGCCCGTCACGCCGTGGGCCGTCTGCATCGCCAG TGGCCACTCCCTGCTGAGGGATCCGCGGCACAACAAGGGGCTGTCCTTCACGGAGAAGGAGCGGGACGCGCACTACCTGCGCGGCCTGCTGCCTCCGGCCATCCTGCCCCAGGAGCTCCAGGAGAAGCGGCTGCTGCAGAACGTGCGGCAGCTCGAGGTCCCGCTGCAGCGCTATATGTTCCTCATGGACCTTCAG GAGAGAAATGAGAGGCTCTTCTACAAGCTCATGATCGACAACGTCGAGGAGCTGCTCCCCGTCGTCTACACGCCCACCGTCGGCGAGGCCTGCCAGAAGTACGGCTCCATCTTCAGGCGCTCGCAAGGTCTCTACATCAGTCTCAAAGACAA GGGGAGAGTACTGGAGGTGCTGAGGAACTGGCCGGAGAAGAGTATTCAGGTCATCGTTGTCACCGACGGCGAGCGCATCTTAGGCCTCGGAGATCTTGGCTGTCAG GGCATGGGAATTCCCGTGGGGAAGCTTGCGCTGTACACGGCCCTTGGTGGCGTCAGGCCATCTGCT TGTTTACCCATCACCATTGATGTGGGGACGAACAACGAAGAGCTACTGAACGATGAGTTCTACATTGGATTACGGCAAAGAAGAGCCACCGGCCAG GAATACACTGAGCTTCTGGATGAGTTCATGGTTGCCGTGAAGCAGAACTATGGGCAGAAGGTTCTTGTCCAG TTTGAAGACTTTGCAAACCACAATGCGTTTGCCCTTCTCGACAAGTACAAGGCGACCCATCTTGTCTTCAATGATGATATTCAG GGAACGGCTGCGGTGGTACTTGCCGGCCTTATGGCTGGTCTGAAGTTTGCTGGTGGAACTTTAGCTGATCACACATTCTTATTCTTCGGTGCCGGAGAG GCTGGTACAGGCATTGCTGAACTAGTTGCTCTGGAGCTATCCATGCAG TCCAAGACTTCACAGGAAGAGGCTCACAAAAACATCTGGCTTGTTGATTCAAAG GGATTGATCGTGAGTTCGCGTAAAGATTCTATACAGCCCTTCAAGAAGCTATATGCACATGAGCATGAACCAGTCAAAGACCTTTTGAGTGCCATCAAG GATATCAAACCGACCGCACTAATAGGATCAGCCGGTGTGGGTCAAAGTTTCACAAAAGAGGTGATCGAGGCTATGTCTTCGATTAACAAG AGACCAATCATCCTTGCGCTGTCCAACCCAACATCGAAATCTGAATGTACAGCTGAGCAGGCATATTCATGGAGTCAG GGCCGTGCAATATTCGGGAGTGGAAGCCCATTTGATCCGGTGAAATATAATGAGAAGCTTTTCGTACCCGCACAG GCGAACAATGCATACATCTTCCCAGGATTTGGTTTAGGTGTAGTGATCTCCGGGGCGATAAGGGTGAAAGATGATATGGTCCTTGCTGCTG CTGAGGCCTTAGCCGAACAGGTCACGGCGGAGCATTTCGACAAAGGCCTGATCTATCCACCCTTCTCCAGCATCAGGAAGATATCAACTAACATCGCGGCTCGAGTCGCTGCAAAAGCCTACGACCTCG GACTGGCAAGCCATCTCCCTCGCCCAAAAGACTTGGTGAAGTACGCTGAGAGCTGCATGTACAGCCCCATCTACCGTTCATACAGATGA
- the LOC125529547 gene encoding uncharacterized protein LOC125529547: MAVPAWMRRQMDQILELDMEELEVEEVDDSGSSSSSDVATFLRNTHGDGETSTSGEFTVNMSRASLNTYVGEIDDTRGRFAFLDGGALLSLPMLSLQGFVLFPEATLTLRVTQPRFAAAVDKAINHVDNPCMIGVVHVYRHVNDGHHAIASVGTTAEILEIRRLDDGSTNVITRGQQRFRLRRSWVDIDEVPWGEIQIIEEDMPLRTPRDAFGQLAASNTFKQCDSSVHSLGVSCFKQKDLMDSDLDLDSLSCTSTSSDHSVTDTGIYYSSNEDEYLMPELSWQKHGSVNEFGALSQPVKDTTIGDDDDLCFASPESLSTVREKDAGQQRQYRAAYNSKMAPLSFWPRWVYNMYDSSSLARKAADLWNQIIAEPGMDDYVRKPDILSFLIGSKLPVSASMRQELLDIDGVSYRLQREIQLLKAFNLVRCRNCLALIARRSDMVIPSSVDQCGPHVMPLLYKGAQEVITVHNTSGLALHGNPSDAHSWFPGYTWTIALCAACESNIGWLFRADKRNLLPKSFWGVRISQTKDGTQSAKDRSSV, from the exons atgGCGGTGCCGGCCTGGATGCGGAGGCAGATGGACCAGATCctcgagctggacatggaggagCTCGAGGTCGAAGAGGTCGACGActccggctcctcctcctcctccgacgtcgCCACCTTCCTCAG AAATACTCATGGAGATGGTGAGACTAGCACTTCTGGAGAGTTTACAGTCAATATGTCTCGGGCTTCCCTGAACACATATGTTGGTG AGATTGATGATACCCGGGGCAGATTTGCTTTCTTGGATGGTGGTGCACTCCTCAGTTTACCTATGCTTTCTCTTCAAG GATTTGTTTTGTTTCCTGAAGCTACCCTGACTCTTAGAGTAACTCAACCTAGATTTGCAGCAGCTGTTGACAAGGCTATTAACCATGTTGATAATCCATGCATGATAGGTGTG GTTCATGTCTACCGACACGTAAATGATGGGCATCATGCTATTGCTTCAGTTGGCACAACAGCGGAG ATACTTGAAATTAGGCGATTGGATGATGGCTCGACAAATGTTATCACTCGAGGTCAGCAGCGGTTTCGCCTTAGGCGCAGTTGGGTCGACATCGATGAAGTA CCATGGGGTGAGATCCAAATCATTGAAGAAGACATGCCTTTAAGAACTCCAAGGGATGCATTTGGACAGTTAGCTGCAAGTAATACCTTCAAGCAATGTGATTCATCAGTGCACAGTTTGGGTGTATCTTGTTTCAAGCAAAAAGATCTTATGgattctgatcttgatttggatTCTCTGTCATGCACTAGTACTTCAAGTGACCATTCAGTAACAGATACAGGAATATACTATTCCTCAAATGAAGATGAATATCTCATGCCTGAACTGTCTTGGCAGAAACATGGTTCTGTGAATGAATTTGGTGCATTAAGTCAGCCAGTCAAGGATACCACCATCGGAGATGATGATGATCTTTGCTTTGCATCCCCTGAATCCTTATCAACAGTGAGAGAGAAAGATGCTGGACAACAGAGACAATACCGTGCTGCTTATAATTCAAAGATGGCTCCATTATCATTTTGGCCCCGATGGGTTTACAATATGTACGATTCATCTTCACTTGCACGCAAGGCTGCAG ATTTGTGGAATCAGATAATTGCAGAGCCAGGCATGGATGATTATGTGAGAAAACCAGATATTTTGTCGTTTCTTATTGGAAGCAAACTACCCGTGTCAGCGTCTATGAGACAGGAATTGCTTGACATTGATGGAGTATCATATCGGTTGCAGCGAGAGATTCAGCTACTCAAGGCCTTCAATCTCGTACGATGTAGAAATTGCCTG GCTCTCATAGCTAGACGGAGTGACATGGTGATACCGTCTAGTGTTGACCAATGTGGTCCTCATGTCATGCCGTTGTTGTACAAAGGTGCGCAGGAGGTGATAACAGTGCACAACACGTCTGGGCTCGCACTCCATGGCAATCCTTCTGATGCTCACAGCTGGTTCCCAGG ATATACGTGGACGATTGCGCTGTGTGCTGCCTGCGAGTCCAACATCGGCTGGCTGTTCAGGGCTGACAAAAGGAACCTTCTTCCGAAATCCTTCTGGGGTGTCCGCATTTCCCAAACTAAAGATGGCACACAATCGGCCAAGGACCGATCGTCCGTATGA